One window from the genome of Magnolia sinica isolate HGM2019 chromosome 4, MsV1, whole genome shotgun sequence encodes:
- the LOC131242301 gene encoding probable pectin methyltransferase QUA2 gives MPQPLHRGLSGGRFAESSRNSWNDSQMKDRTEKEDVDRNRSPGRHTHLSLRFLTSIVFPDNHSSKSSSAVNGFGSDPAYSGASRARQSFALSFLKFSLVLIMVFALIGSVWWMIFISTSSRGNVIRGYRRLQEQLITDLADVGVLSLGLAKLKEVESCPQEYENYVPCFNVSETVDLGYSDGSEYDRQCPRGSTRGCLVLPPKNYKIPLRWPTGRDVIWIANVKITAQEILSSGIVTKRMMMLDEDQMSFHSDSGIVAGVEDYSHQIAEMIGLRNEYNFNQAGIRTVLDIGCGYGSFGAHLFSKQILTMCIANYEVSGSQVQLTLERGLPAMIGSFASKQLPYPSLSFDMLHCAQCGVDWEQKDGIFLVEVDRVLRPGGYFVWSSPLTNTQRSLRDKEKQKKWTFVRGFAENLCWEMLSQQDETVVWKKTSKRDCYDSRTSGAGPSVCSKGHDIESPYYRPLEACIGGTRSHRWIPIEERTTWPSRVNLNSTELEIHDVHSEDFAEDATKWNSIIRNYWSLLSPLIFSDHPKRPGDEDPSPPFNMIRNVLDMNAQFGGFNAALLDSGKTVWVMNVVPTSGPNYLPLILDRGFVGVLHDWCEAFPTYPRTYDMVHAQGLLSLEDGQQRRCNMLDLFLEMDRILRPEGWVILHDSASVIETARALVSQLRWDARVVEMESNSDERLLICQKPFIKKQQK, from the exons ATGCCGCAGCCGCTTCACCGCGGTTTATCTGGCGGACGGTTCGCCGAGAGTAGCCGCAATTCCTGGAATGATTCTCAGATGAAAGATAGAACAGAGAAGGAAGATGTGGATAGGAATCGTTCGCCTGGTCGGCATACCCACCTGTCATTGCGCTTCCTCACTAGTATTGTTTTCCCTGACAATCATTCTTCAAAATCGAGCTCGGCTGTTAATGGCTTTGGATCAGACCCGGCGTACTCTGGAGCTTCAAGAGCTCGGCAAAGCTTCGCCTTGTCATTTCTCAAATTCAGTCTGGTTCTGATAATGGTGTTTGCTCTTATCGGGTCCGTTTGGTGGATGATCTTCATCTCAACGTCATCGAGAGGTAACGTCATTCGGGGTTATAGACGACTCCAAGAACAGCTGATCACAGACCTCGCTGATGTTGGAGTGCTCTCGCTCGGCCTGGCGAAGTTGAAAGAGGTGGAGTCATGCCCTCAGGAGTATGAGAATTATGTCCCATGCTTCAACGTCTCTGAAACTGTGGATTTGGGTTATTCCGATGGGAGCGAGTATGATCGGCAGTGCCCTCGTGGATCCACCCGAGGTTGCTTGGTCCTCCCACCAAAGAATTACAAAATTCCTCTCCGGTGGCCGACCGGGAGGGATGTCATTTGGATAGCCAATGTGAAGATCACTGCCCAAGAAATCCTTTCCTCCGGAATCGTGACCAAGAG AATGATGATGTTAGATGAAGATCAGATGTCCTTCCATTCAGACTCTGGAATTGTTGCTGGAGTTGAAGACTATTCCCATCAAATAGCGGAAATGATCGGGCTGCGAAACGAATATAATTTCAACCAGGCTGGT ATTAGAACTGTCTTAGATATAGGATGTGGCTATGGAAGTTTTGGAGCTCACCTCTTTTCAAAGCAGATATTGACAATGTGTATCGCAAATTATGAGGTATCGGGCAGCCAAGTTCAACTAACTCTTGAAAGAGGCCTTCCTGCAATGATTGGTTCCTTTGCATCAAAACAATTGCCATATCCATCTCTTTCCTTTGATATGTTGCATTGTGCACAATGTGGAGTCGACTGGGAGCagaaag ATGGTATTTTCTTGGTTGAAGTTGATAGAGTTTTGAGGCCTGGTGGTTACTTTGTCTGGAGTTCACCGCTAACAAACACTCAGAGGTCACTGCGTGACAAGGAGAAACAAAAGAAATGGACGTTTGTTCGAGGTTTTGCAGAAAATCTCTGCTGGGAGATGTTATCACAGCAAGATGAAACTGTTGTCTGGAAAAAAACCAGTAAAAGAGACTGTTATGATTCTCG GACATCTGGAGCTGGCCCTTCTGTTTGCAGCAAGGGCCATGATATTGAATCTCCATACTACCGGCCTTTGGAAGCTTGCATTGGGGGAACACGGAGCCATCGATGGATACCTATTGAAGAAAGAACAACCTGGCCTTCTCGGGTTAATTTGAACTCAACAGAACTTGAAATACACG ATGTGCATTCAGAAGACTTTGCAGAGGATGCCACAAAGTGGAACTCCATCATCCGCAATTATTGGTCTCTTCTCTCGCCTCTGATATTCTCAGACCACCCTAAAAGGCCCGGTGATGAGGATCCATCCCCACCTTTCAACATGATCAGAAATGTACTGGACATGAATGCGCAATTTGGTGGCTTTAATGCTGCTCTATTGGATTCTGGGAAAACTGTCTGGGTTATGAATGTGGTCCCCACAAGTGGTCCCAACTACCTCCCTCTAATTCTCGATAGGGGATTTGTCGGTGTTCTACATGACTG GTGTGAGGCATTTCCAACATATCCTAGAACTTATGATATGGTGCATGCCCAAGGATTATTGTCACTTGAAGATGGTCAGCAGCGCAGGTGTAACATGCTCGATTTATTCTTGGAGATGGATCGCATCCTTCGGCCAGAG